The Xenopus laevis strain J_2021 chromosome 5L, Xenopus_laevis_v10.1, whole genome shotgun sequence genome has a segment encoding these proteins:
- the gje1.L gene encoding gap junction epsilon-1 protein — protein MAKQSDYNKDNEKQRNLRPPTVIGQFHTLFFGSVRMFFLGVLGFAVYGNEALHFSCEPDKRDVNLFCYNQFRPITPQVFWALQLVTVLVPGAVFHLYAACKSIDQEDILQKPVYTVSYIISVLLRIILEVVAFWLQSHLFGFQVNPIFTCDAGSLDKKYDLTRCMVPEHFEKTIFLIAMYTFTVITIILCVAEIFEILYKRLGFLNNQ, from the exons CTCAGGCCTCCAACAGTGATTGGTCAGTTCCATACTCTCTTCTTTGGTTCAGTGCGAATGTTCTTTCTTGGTGTATTGGGCTTTGCTGTATATGGAAATGAAGCTTTACATTTTAGCTGTGAACCCGACAAGAGGGATGTGAATCTGTTTTGTTACAATCAATTTCGACCGATAACTCCTCAG GTATTTTGGGCCCTACAACTAGTGACAGTATTGGTCCCAGGAGCTGTATTCCATCTCTATGCAGCCTGTAAGAGTATTGATCAAGAAGACATTCTCCAGAAGCCTGTCTATACTGTTTCTTACATTATCTCTGTGCTGCTAAGGATTATCCTGGAGGTAGTAGCATTTTGGCTGCAGAGTCATCTTTTTGGTTTTCAAGTGAATCCAATCTTTACGTGTGATGCAGGAAGTCTTGATAAGAAATATGATCTCACCAGGTGCATGGTACCAGAACACTTTGAAAAAACGATATTTCTCATTGCTATGTATACCTTTACAGTCATTACAATTATACTGTGTGTTGCTGAAATATTTGAGATTCTGTACAAACGATTAGGCTTCCTAAACAATCAGTGA